The following proteins are encoded in a genomic region of Brachyhypopomus gauderio isolate BG-103 unplaced genomic scaffold, BGAUD_0.2 sc51, whole genome shotgun sequence:
- the LOC143487926 gene encoding chemerin-like receptor 1 produces the protein MSSNTSDDYGDDYGIFEVKVQEEATYLNSFRMLYIVGYLIICILGIPLNFLVIVTGCCSYHKLRKNINIWVLALAMTHLLCCAFLPLQLLYAWHHFNWHYGATLCKVSSYVTYTSMFSTAAVLSLWSISSSMTSCNCYKGLRTRCLSHRMSMTLILSAWTFGAVLSIPSLFSRELRYTENGQECIDDYDIEEKKTTDEGRKWHIIVVVCRFMLGILVPAFVVFVSCCLTRRRHHDLDGTYKRVISVIKVAYFVCWTPLLFMGLLQVNMPSPNLLKYTLPPGTVLAAAHSFVNPVIYLSVDCNIKLQWMSQVSDNTL, from the coding sequence ATGTCTTCCAATACATCTGATGACTATGGAGATGATTATGGAATATTTGAGGTAAAAGTCCAAGAAGAGGCTACATACCTAAACAGCTTCAGGATGTTGTACATTGTTGGATATCTCATCATCTGCATTCTTGGCATACCACTCAACTTTTTAGTCATTGTGACTGGATGTTGCTCATATCATAAGTTGAGAAAAAACATCAACATCTGGGTGCTGGCCCTGGCCATGACACATCTGCTCTGCTGCGCGTTCCTGCCTCTGCAGTTACTCTACGCATGGCACCACTTCAACTGGCACTACGGAGCGACTCTGTGCAAGGTCTCGTCCTACGTGACCTACACCAGCATGTTTAGCACGGCAGCAGTTCTGAGCCTGTGGAGCATCAGCAGCAGTATGACCAGCTGCAACTGCTATAAGGGTCTTCGCACCAGATGCCTTAGCCACAGGATGTCCATGACCTTGATCCTGAGCGCGTGGACATTTGGGGCCGTCCTAAGCATCCCATCGTTATTCTCTCGAGAACTTCGGTACACTGAGAATGGGCAAGAATGTATCGACGACTATGACatagaagaaaagaaaacaacGGACGAAGGCAGGAAATGGCATATTATCGTTGTTGTGTGTAGGTTCATGCTAGGAATTTTGGTCCCCGCTTTTGTGGTGTTCGTCAGCTGCTGTCTGACACGGCGAAGGCATCATGATCTGGATGGGACTTATAAGCGCGTCATCAGTGTAATTAAAGTGGCATACTTTGTATGCTGGACGCCACTACTTTTCATGGGGCTGCTTCAGGTCAATATGCCATCACCCAATCTGTTAAAATATACATTACCACCTGGTACTGTTCTGGCAGCAGCTCATAGTTTTGTCAACCCAGTGATCTATCTGTCAGTGGACTGCAATATTAAATTGCAGTGGATGTCACAAGTCTCGGATAACACCCTCTAA